A region of Vitis riparia cultivar Riparia Gloire de Montpellier isolate 1030 chromosome 12, EGFV_Vit.rip_1.0, whole genome shotgun sequence DNA encodes the following proteins:
- the LOC117926309 gene encoding anthocyanidin 3-O-glucosyltransferase 2-like gives MEQTELVFIPFPIIGHLTSALEIAKLITKRDPRFSITIFIMKFPFGSTDGMDTDSDSIRFVTLPPVEVSSETTPSGHFFSEFLKVHIPLVRDAVHELTRSNSVRLSGFVIDMFCTHMIDVADEFGVPSYLFFPSGAAFLGFLLHVQFLHDYEGLDINEFKDSDAELDVPTFVNSVPGKVFPAWMFEKENGGAEMLLYHTRRFREVKGILVNTFIELESHAIQSLSGSTVPEVYPVGPILNTRMGSGGGQQDASPIMSWLDDQPPSSVIFLCFGSRGSFSADQIKEIAYGLEHSGHRFLWSLRQPSQKGKMEFSSGYENIEEVLPEGFLHRTARIGKVIGWAPQIAVLAHSAVGGFVSHCGWNSLLESIWYGVPVATWSMYAEQQINAFQMVKDLGLAVEIKIDYNKDSDYVVSAHEIENGLRNLMNINSEVRKKRKEMKKISRKVKIDGGSSHFSLGHFIEDMMDSKVI, from the coding sequence ATGGAGCAAACTGAGCTGGTCTTCATCCCATTTCCTATCATCGGCCACCTTACGTCTGCACTGGAGATTGCAAAGCTGATTACTAAGCGAGACCCCCGATTCTCAATCACGATTTTCATCATGAAGTTTCCGTTTGGGTCCACTGATGGTATGGACACGGACTCTGATTCCATACGTTTCGTCACACTTCCTCCTGTAGAGGTCAGCTCCGAAACGACCCCGTCTGGTCACTTCTTCTCTGAATTCCTTAAAGTTCACATACCACTCGTCCGAGACGCCGTCCACGAGCTCACTCGCTCCAACTCGGTTCGGCTCTCTGGGTTCGTTATTGATATGTTTTGCACCCACATGATTGACGTGGCCGATGAGTTTGGGGTGCCTTCCTATCTGTTCTTCCCTTCCGGCGCTGCTTTTCTTGGCTTCCTGTTACATGTTCAGTTCCTCCATGATTATGAGGGCTTGGATATTAATGAGTTCAAGGACTCGGATGCTGAGTTAGATGTTCCGACTTTTGTTAACTCAGTTCCGGGTAAGGTCTTCCCTGCTTGGATGTTTGAGAAGGAAAACGGAGGGGCTGAGATGCTTCTGTATCACACGAGGAGATTCAGAGAAGTCAAGGGCATTCTGGTAAATACGTTTATTGAGCTTGAATCACATGCTATTCAATCACTTTCTGGCAGTACAGTACCCGAGGTGTATCCCGTTGGACCCATACTCAACACCCGAATGGGATCTGGTGGGGGTCAACAAGATGCTAGTCCCATCATGAGTTGGCTTGACGATCAGCCTCCATCGTCTGTGATTTTCCTGTGCTTCGGGAGCAGGGGAAGCTTTAGTGCGGATCAAATCAAGGAGATAGCATATGGGTTAGAGCACAGCGGGCATCGCTTCTTGTGGTCCCTTCGCCAACCTTCCCAAAAGGGTAAAATGGAATTTTCAAGCGGCTATGAAAATATTGAGGAAGTTCTACCAGAAGGATTTTTACATCGGACGGCTAGAATTGGAAAGGTGATTGGATGGGCTCCACAGATAGCAGTTTTAGCCCACTCAGCTGTCGGAGGATTTGTATCTCATTGTGGATGGAATTCTTTGCTAGAAAGCATATGGTATGGTGTTCCCGTAGCCACTTGGTCAATGTATGCAGAACAACAAATCAACGCATTTCAAATGGTGAAAGATTTGGGATTGGCAgttgaaattaaaatagattATAATAAGGATAGTGATTATGTTGTAAGTGCTCATGAGATTGAAAATGGATTAAGGAACCTAATGAATATTAATAGTGAAGTGAGGAAGaagaggaaagaaatgaaaaagataagTAGAAAAGTCAAGATAGATGGTGGATCCTCACACTTTTCTTTAGGGCATTTTATTGAAGACATGATGGACAGCAAAGTGATATGA
- the LOC117926368 gene encoding anthocyanidin 3-O-glucosyltransferase 2-like gives MKQTELVFIPSPGIGHLAATVEIAKLLTQRDPRFSITIIMIKFPFGSNDSTITSNSDSIRLVTLPPVEFSPGATAPSLVITEFLKAHIPLLRDAVHELTRSNSVRLGGFVIDMFCTSMIDVADEFGVPSYLFFTSSAAFLGFMFHLQFLHDYEDLDFNEFKDSDAELEVPSYANPVPGKVFPPVMLNKERGGAEMLLYHTRRFRRVKSIMVNTFVELESHAIQSFSGSKIPPVYPVGPVLNTQGGSVGVQQDASAVMSWLDDQPSSSVVFLCFGSMGGFGGDQVKEIAHGLERSGHRFLWSLRQPPPKGKVESPSNYANVEEVLPEGFLHRTANIGKVIGWAPQVAILAHSAVGGFVSHCGWNSTLESIYYGVPVATWPMFAEQQINAFQMVKDLGLAVEIKMDYNKDSSYVVSAQEIEIGLKNLMNIDNEVRKKREEMKKISRKVMIEGGSRTFPWVILLKT, from the coding sequence ATGAAGCAAACTGAGCTTGTCTTCATCCCATCTCCTGGGATCGGCCACCTTGCGGCCACAGTGGAGATTGCAAAGCTGCTTACTCAGCGAGATCCCCGATTCTCAATCACAATCATCATGATCAAGTTTCCGTTTGGGTCCAATGATAGTACTATAACCTCCAACTCTGACTCAATACGTTTAGTCACACTTCCTCCTGTAGAGTTCAGCCCTGGAGCGACAGCGCCTTCTCTCGTCATCACCGAATTCCTCAAAGCTCATATACCACTCCTCAGAGACGCCGTCCACGAGCTCACTCGCTCCAACTCGGTTCGGCTCGGTGGGTTCGTTATTGATATGTTCTGCACCTCGATGATTGATGTGGCCGATGAGTTTGGGGTGCCTTCCTATCTCTTCTTCACTTCCAGCGCCGCTTTTCTTGGCTTCATGTTCCATCTTCAGTTCCTCCATGATTATGAGGACTTGGATTTCAATGAGTTCAAGGACTCGGATGCTGAGCTGGAGGTTCCGAGTTATGCTAACCCGGTTCCAGGTAAGGTCTTCCCTCCTGTGATGTTGAACAAGGAACGCGGAGGGGCTGAGATGCTTCTGTATCACACGAGGAGATTCAGACGAGTCAAGAGTATTATGGTAAATACATTTGTTGAGCTCGAGTCGCATGCTATTCAATCATTTTCTGGCAGTAAAATACCCCCGGTGTACCCCGTTGGACCAGTACTCAACACGCAAGGGGGGTCTGTTGGGGTTCAACAAGATGCTAGTGCCGTCATGAGCTGGCTTGATGATCAGCCTTCATCATCAGTGGTATTCCTGTGCTTCGGGAGCATGGGAGGCTTCGGTGGGGATCAGGTCAAAGAGATAGCACATGGGCTAGAACGCAGCGGCCATCGCTTCCTGTGGTCCCTTCGTCAACCCCCGCCGAAGGGTAAAGTAGAATCTCCAAGCAATTATGCAAATGTGGAGGAAGTTCTACCAGAAGGGTTCTTACACCGGACAGCCAACATTGGGAAGGTGATCGGATGGGCTCCACAAGTAGCTATTTTGGCCCACTCAGCGGTTGGAGGATTTGTATCTCATTGTGGATGGAATTCTACGCTTGAAAGCATATATTATGGTGTTCCTGTAGCCACATGGCCGATGTTTGCAGAACAACAAATCAATGCCTTTCAAATGGTGAAAGATTTGGGATTAGCAGTAGAAATTAAAATGGATTATAATAAGGATAGTAGTTATGTTGTAAGTGCTCAGGAGATTGAAATTGGATTAAAGAATCTAATGAATATTGACAATGAAGTGAGGAAGAAGagggaagaaatgaaaaagataagTAGAAAAGTGATGATAGAGGGTGGATCTCGCACTTTTCCTTGGGTCATTTTATTGAAGACGTGA